One window from the genome of Fulvivirga lutea encodes:
- a CDS encoding sulfite exporter TauE/SafE family protein: MNISYIFLALALLAEIIGTVGGFGSSVFFVPIGNFYFDFYSVLGLTAVFHLSSNLSKILLFRKGLNKQLIVRIGIPSVIMVIVGGYLSSLFEGYILEIILGCFLISLSSLFLIKKDFSIAPNIKESIIGGSLSGFSSGILGTGGAIRGLTMAAFNLEKSIFIATSAFIDFMVDLSRTVVYYQNGYIHDHDFIYIPFLFAIGIGGTYIGKKILNYIPQEQFKRISLILILLIGLVTIGKVILQ, encoded by the coding sequence ATGAATATAAGTTACATCTTTTTGGCCTTAGCTTTATTAGCTGAAATTATCGGAACTGTTGGTGGTTTTGGTTCATCGGTGTTTTTTGTGCCTATCGGTAATTTCTACTTCGACTTTTATTCGGTACTTGGCTTAACGGCAGTTTTTCATTTATCCAGCAATCTCAGTAAAATTCTACTTTTTAGAAAAGGATTAAACAAACAACTTATAGTTCGAATTGGCATTCCTTCAGTGATCATGGTAATTGTTGGTGGCTATCTTTCCAGTTTATTTGAGGGTTATATTCTAGAAATAATTTTAGGCTGCTTTCTAATCTCATTGAGTAGTCTATTTCTAATAAAAAAAGATTTTAGCATTGCCCCTAATATTAAAGAATCGATTATTGGAGGTTCGTTATCTGGATTTTCATCAGGGATTTTAGGTACCGGAGGTGCTATAAGAGGATTAACTATGGCCGCTTTCAATCTTGAAAAAAGCATTTTTATTGCCACCTCAGCATTTATTGATTTTATGGTTGATTTATCAAGAACTGTAGTTTACTATCAAAATGGATATATTCACGATCATGACTTCATTTACATACCATTCTTATTTGCTATCGGAATTGGAGGCACCTATATAGGTAAGAAAATTCTTAATTATATCCCTCAGGAGCAGTTTAAAAGAATCTCACTGATTTTGATTTTATTAATTGGTTTAGTGACAATAGGAAAAGTTATTCTACAGTAA
- a CDS encoding winged helix-turn-helix transcriptional regulator, with translation MPEFIYNHKVYYNPVEFAMDQIGGTWKMPILWRLKDKVLRFSEFKKTMPKITDKMLTTQLRELEKNGFINRKVYPVVPPKVEYTITEKGLRAIPIIDAIRIYGQGLMKEAGITVE, from the coding sequence ATGCCCGAGTTTATATATAACCATAAAGTTTATTACAATCCTGTTGAATTTGCCATGGATCAAATTGGCGGTACATGGAAAATGCCAATTCTTTGGCGACTGAAAGATAAAGTATTGCGTTTTAGTGAGTTCAAAAAGACCATGCCGAAAATCACGGATAAAATGCTAACAACCCAACTGAGGGAGCTGGAAAAAAATGGTTTTATCAATAGAAAAGTTTATCCTGTTGTTCCACCTAAAGTTGAATATACCATTACCGAAAAAGGCTTAAGAGCAATACCTATAATTGACGCAATTAGAATATACGGACAAGGACTAATGAAAGAAGCAGGTATTACTGTAGAATAA
- a CDS encoding type 1 glutamine amidotransferase domain-containing protein translates to MSKKILIIAANPAISSTTGWPVGFWASEVTHPYHVFTNKGYEVDIASPQGGNLEMDAMSDPFDPSKYSDWDELSKQVLNDESFKKLLKNTPAISQVNADDYDAIVVAGGQAPMFNFEGEKDLHQFFANFYESGKVTSALCHGTAILRYAKDSKGNFIAKGKKITGFTNGEEDDADQAAGVKVMPWRIEDELKKLGADFKKADNWNSHVVVDGNLVTGQQNMSGEEVANTIVNLLEK, encoded by the coding sequence ATGTCAAAGAAAATATTAATTATTGCAGCTAATCCGGCTATTTCCAGCACTACAGGGTGGCCAGTAGGTTTTTGGGCTTCAGAGGTCACACACCCATATCATGTATTCACTAATAAAGGATATGAGGTAGATATAGCCAGTCCTCAAGGAGGTAATTTAGAAATGGATGCGATGAGCGATCCTTTTGATCCGAGTAAATATTCTGATTGGGACGAACTAAGCAAACAGGTGCTGAATGATGAGTCATTCAAAAAATTATTAAAAAACACACCTGCAATTTCTCAGGTGAATGCAGATGATTATGACGCCATTGTTGTAGCTGGTGGTCAGGCACCCATGTTCAATTTTGAGGGTGAGAAAGACTTGCATCAATTCTTTGCAAATTTTTATGAGTCTGGCAAAGTGACTTCGGCACTATGCCACGGTACTGCTATACTTCGATATGCTAAAGATTCAAAAGGCAATTTTATAGCAAAGGGCAAGAAGATAACAGGTTTTACTAATGGTGAGGAGGATGATGCTGATCAGGCAGCAGGCGTGAAAGTTATGCCCTGGAGAATTGAAGATGAGCTCAAAAAGTTAGGAGCCGATTTCAAAAAAGCAGACAACTGGAACTCACATGTAGTTGTTGACGGCAATTTGGTGACCGGACAGCAGAATATGTCTGGAGAAGAAGTAGCAAATACAATCGTAAATCTTTTAGAAAAGTAA